ACCCATCCGTGCCCGTACTCGGCATGCCGCACATCGTGCCCGGCGACCCACCGCCGCTCGACAGCCGCCGCCTCCCGCTCCTGCACCGGCGCGTCGTCCGCCACCTCCTCCATGGCGTGATCCGCTCCTTCCCCCGCGGCCTGGGCGAACAGATCCTCCTGGGTGAAGTCGGCGAGCCCGCTCACCCCCACCCCCAGCAACCGCACGCCCCCCGTGGAGTCCACGCCCTCCAGCAACCGCAGGGCAGCTTCCCGCACGACCGCCGGGTCATCGGTGGGCCCCCGCAAGGTCTCGGACCGGGTCAACGTCGAGAAGTCGTAGCGCCGCACCTTCAGCACGATGGTCCGCCCCGACAGCCCGGCCCCCCGCAGCCTCCGCACACACCGGTCCGCCAGCCGCTGCACCTCCAGGCTCACCCGCACCCGGTCATGGATGTCCACGTCGTACGTGTCCTCGACCGACACGGACTTGGTCTCCCGCTCAGCGACCACGGGCCGCTCGTCATACGCCAGCGCCATCGCGTACAGCCCGTGCCCATGGGCCTTCCCCAGCAGTCGTACGAGCTCGTCCTCGCCCGCCTCCACGATCTCGTCGACCGTATGGATCCCGGCCCGCCTCAGGTGATCGCCGGTCGCCGGCCCCACTCCCGGCAGGATCCGCACCGACATCGGCCCGAGAAGCGCCCGCTCGGTCCCCGGCTGGATCACCACCAGCCCGTCCGGCTTGGCCTGCTCGGAGGCGATCTTCGCGAGCATCTTGGACGCGGCCAGCCCCACCGACCCCGTGAGCCCCGTGACGGCCCGTATGTCGGCCCGCAGCTTCGCCCCGGCCAGCCGCGCCGACCCCTCGTCCCAGGCCGTTCCCCCGGCCTCCAGATCCAC
This portion of the Streptomyces canus genome encodes:
- a CDS encoding DNA polymerase IV; protein product: MRKAPTILHLDMDAFYASAEQASKPSLRGKAVVVGGLGPRGVVATASYEARVFGVHSAMPMGQARRLAPNAAYLVPRFGFYKAISEQVMGLLRELSPLVEPLSLDEAFVDLEAGGTAWDEGSARLAGAKLRADIRAVTGLTGSVGLAASKMLAKIASEQAKPDGLVVIQPGTERALLGPMSVRILPGVGPATGDHLRRAGIHTVDEIVEAGEDELVRLLGKAHGHGLYAMALAYDERPVVAERETKSVSVEDTYDVDIHDRVRVSLEVQRLADRCVRRLRGAGLSGRTIVLKVRRYDFSTLTRSETLRGPTDDPAVVREAALRLLEGVDSTGGVRLLGVGVSGLADFTQEDLFAQAAGEGADHAMEEVADDAPVQEREAAAVERRWVAGHDVRHAEYGHGWVQGSGLGRVTVRFETPYAEPGRVRTFLVEDPALEPADPLPLVEALGSHAPPVTEDVPGAQASASSVPASLPKSRSGNGGGAATSRP